Part of the Paenibacillus aurantius genome, CGGCGGAAGCTGGCCAGCCACCTCATTCTTTCCGGCGGCCGGGCAGCGGGAGAAAAGCTGTCCGAGGCGCAGGTGATGAAGAATTACCTGGTGTCCCAGGGCGTGCCGGCAGCGGCCCTCCTTGTGGAGGACCGGTCGTACAGCACGATGGAGAACCTCGAGAACAGCAAAGCGATCATGGACCGCGAAGGGTACCGGAGTGCGGTGCTCGTCACTCACGGCTTCCATGCCCTGCGCGCCTCCTTGATGGCCCGGAGCCTCGGCATCCGGACGTCGGTGGAGCCGGTGCAGATCCGGCCGATCAACCTGAAGTACTATGTGCTTCGGGAGTGCGCGGGGATTGCTTTTTTCGAGGTGGATGCTTTGCGGCGTAAATGGTTGGGGACGTGAAGGAACGCAAAAGAAGCCATTCCCGATGGCCGGGAGTGGCTTTTTCGCATGGATTCTTTTTTTAGCTTGGCCTTAAGGCCCATCCCAAAATAAGGCGGCGCTCCCATTGTAGAGTCGTCTCTACTCTCGTATACTGGTTCCCAATCAATCCCGACCAACCGGGAGGGATATAGAGTGAGGTTTGCAAAAAATCTATTAAAGGAGAGTAGAAGAATGAAGAAGAAAAACGGACTCATCGGCCTGGCGCTTCTGGTTATCCTGGTCTTCCTGACTGCACCGGTGCAGCCATCCCTCAGCGCGGGCGAGGGGGAATCCAACGGAATTGGGGCGAGCGCGCTGAGCGGCCAGTTCCACTTGGACCATCAAGTGAAGATCTACGTCCCATCCACGGTGAACGGCTCCACCCCCATCCCCAAGGAAGTCCACGATCAGTACGTTGATCAAGCGCTGGAGAAATTCTCGGGCTGGTTTGGCGGAGCGACGGCCGTGGACGGACAGGGGGCGTGGGTGGATGACAGCCAGAAGCTGATCAAGGAGAACGTGACGATCGTCTATGCT contains:
- a CDS encoding YdcF family protein; amino-acid sequence: MRAWGRRIRRLLTALAALVLLAGAYFGLMSGKVLSVWRTSHGVPSDCAIVLGAAAWNGKPSPALRERLDIAVEVYRRKLASHLILSGGRAAGEKLSEAQVMKNYLVSQGVPAAALLVEDRSYSTMENLENSKAIMDREGYRSAVLVTHGFHALRASLMARSLGIRTSVEPVQIRPINLKYYVLRECAGIAFFEVDALRRKWLGT
- a CDS encoding DUF3574 domain-containing protein, with product MKKKNGLIGLALLVILVFLTAPVQPSLSAGEGESNGIGASALSGQFHLDHQVKIYVPSTVNGSTPIPKEVHDQYVDQALEKFSGWFGGATAVDGQGAWVDDSQKLIKENVTIVYAFAEKLDKTAINQVVDYAEAMKKELSQSAISLEVDGRMYFIE